A stretch of DNA from Spirosoma endbachense:
CTCCCCACCCGACTCGATGAGATAGATATCCATCATCTTAAAGTCCAATTCAGGATAATCTTTGGGCAGGACGGTCCGACGCATTTCAGCCAGTGTCCCACAAAGCTCCACGCCCGTTGGCCCGCCCCCAACGACGACCACGTCCATAAGCCCCTCTTTTTCGTCTTCGGTTTCGACACTCAGCGCATCCTCAAAGTTTTGCAGCATCCGGTTGCGCAACGCGATCGCTTCCGATACCGACTTCATTGACAGCGCTTTTTCAATAATGTTCTGCTGATTAAAAAAATTAGTGTCGGCACCGGTAGCCATGACTAAATAATCGTACGTGATCGGTCCCAGTTCGGTATCAACTGTTTTGTCGGCAGGACGAACACCCGTTACACTAGTCACACGGATGTGTACGTTCTTGCAGTTGCCAAATACCGTCCGTAGCGGAAACAGAATAGAATTGGCCTCCAGCCCGGCCGTAGCCACCTGGTAATACAGGGGCTGAAATTCATGGTAGTTCTGCTTATTGATCAGTACGACCTGAAATTCTTTCTTTCGGGATAACTTACGGGCTAGTTTCAAGCCGCCAAAGCCCGCGCCGACAATAACAACACGCTTCCGATCCGTTTGGGGTATGTTTGGGTTCATGGATTGAGTTACGATTTATGAGAGGTCTCTGACGATTTAAAGGGATCTAAATTGCCTGCCGTCCCTCATAAATCGTTCTGCCGCTATGTTTGTTCACTACACTGCCAGCCGGGACTCTTTCAACACCCGCTCATAGTGAGCTTCATAGAGCGGCAAGATACGGGATAACTCGAATTCCTTGGCTCTTGCCAGCGCATTTGCCTTGAAAGTAGGCAGATGTTCATCGTCTAAAACATAGAGTGCGTTTTTGACCATGTCATCGACATCGCCAACCGGACTCAGGAAACCCGTTACACCCTGTATGTTCAATTCAGGAAGCCCACCGGCGTTTGATGTGATCAGCGGCACTTCGCATGCCATCGCTTCGAGGGCTGCCAGTCCAAAACTTTCGTTTTCGGAAGGCATCACAAATAAATCGGCTACCGATAACACTTCTTCAACCGCATCCAGCTTGCCCAGAAACCTCACCTGATCGTAGATGCCCAGGTCACGCACCAGGCGTTCTATTCGGGCACGTTCGGGACCATCGCCGACCAGCAATAGTTTTGCCGGTATCTGTTTCTGAACATGAAAAAACATCATAACAGCATCGTCGATCCGCTTCACCCGACGGAAATTTGACGTGTGCACAATCAGTTTTTCACCGTTCGGGCAGATCGCTTTCTTGAAGTGTTCTTTCTGCTGGCGCCGGAATCGATCCAGATCAATGAAGTTCGGAATGACTTCGATATCGCGGTGAACCTTAAAATGAGCGTACGTATCCTGTCGTAGATTTTCGGAAACCGACGTAACGCCATCAGACTCGTTGATACTGAACGTTACAACAGGCTCATACGATGCATCCTTACCTACGAGTGTGATGTCAGTACCATGAAGTGTTGTAACAACAGGCACGTTCCGCCCCTGCGAGCGCAGAATCATTTTAGCCATATAGGCCGCAGATGCGTGCGGAATAGCGTAGTGAACGTGTAGTAAATCAACGTTTTCGTTCGTTACTACATTAACCATTTCGCTGGCCAGAGCCGACTCATAGGGAGCGTACTGAAAGAGCGGATATGATGGTATATTTACTTCGTGATAAAAAACGTTTTCGTTGAAAAAATCGAGCCGAGGTGGTTGCTGATAAGTGATGAAGTGAATCTGGTGGCCATTTTTAGCCAGTGCTTTACCAAGTTCGGTGGCGACAACGCCACTGCCCCCAAAAGTCGGGTAGCATACAATACCGATTTTCATGTATTAAGCCCTGTGGGCTGGGAACGATTTGTTCGAACAACACCAAACATATAGCAAAAGAATCCCGATAGGGTAGGATTTGGTGATTGGCCTAATCCAGGTAAATACATAATTGGCCGATCGGTTCTCTGACTAATTGTGCAAACCAATTACCGAATTACCTCAATCACCAAATTCCGGTAGTTACCTAATCGCGAAAACCCTTATTTTTGCAAAAAAACGCCATGTCTACGCGTCAGCCCATACCCTTTTCGGCCTTCGCATTCGGATTCCTGCGGCTGATCCGGGTGCAGAATCTGCTGATTGTGGTATTGACGCAATTTCTGGCCCGGCTCGTTCTGGTTGGCCCCCGCGAAGCCTGGCCCCGGCTGCTGACCGACCCAACCATTTGGCTCCTTTCGTTATCCACCGTTTGTATTGCCGCAGCCGGTTATATCATCAACGACTATTTCGACATCAAGATTGATCTCGTCAATAAGCCCGACCGAGTGGTCATAGGTCGTTATCTGAAGCGTCGAGTTGCCATTGGCACGCATCAACTCCTCAACATAATCGGCTGTCTCATTGGCTTATATTTGAGTAAGTGGGTATTTCTGACCGATGTTATTTCGGTATCACTTTTGTGGCTTTATTCGGCCCAGCTAAAGCGACAGCCTTTTATTGGGAACATTGTTGTTTCGCTGTTAACAGCCTTGTCGCTCATTGTTCTGGCGGTTTATTACCGTCAGAATGCCGAAATGCTGCTTATTTATGCCTTGTTTTCGTTCGGCATTTCGCTTGTCCGTGAAATCATCAAAGACATGCAGGATGTTCGGGGCGACGCCCGGTTCGGTTGCCGGACATTGCCGATCGTCTGGGGACTACGCCGAACCAAATACCTGCTCTACGTACTCATCGGGTCGTTTATTTTCTGTATGTTTCTCATCGCCGATTCGCTTAGTAATCTGCGGCTTGGCCTGATCTTCCTGGTACTTCTGATTCCACTCATCTGGCTCACCTACCGGCTTGTTTTTGCCGACACCCGACGCGACTTCGGCTACCTGAGCAATCTTTGTAAGCTCATTATGCTTTTGGGTGTTGTGAGCATGGTATGGGCATGAAGACGGGCTGTTCACTAAAGACTACCTGTTGAGAACTGCCTGCTACCGTTTACTCAAGGGCCTGGCTACTAATTGTTAGTTACAGATACATTTGTTTTCAGTAGGCTTTGGACAGAGATCCGTGGTATAATTAAGCCTGAGTATCAATAAACCGTGGCACGATCTCTGCCAGAGGCTTATTCCAACTAAACTCGTCTTTTGTATGAAAACGCTTGCCTTTGCACTGCTCACCATTTGCATGACCATAAGCCGTAGCCAGTCGCAGGACTGTATGGGCATCACGTTTAAAGCCGGAATGAACTTTGAAATGAGTACGTTCAGCGGTAAAGATAAACCTACCGGCAAAATCATCTATCAGGTAAAAGATGTCCACAAAGAAGGCAGTTCAACTATTATGGACATAGTGGCTCAGTTTCAGGACGAAAAAGGCAATCAACGCCCCTCGTATCCGATTCATTATACCTGCACGGGCGATGAGCTTGTGGCCGACTTATCGGGCATGGCGCAGGGCATGCAGAGCAGTATGAAAGATATGGAAATGAAACTGAAAACAAACAAGCTGGTGTATCCGGGCAAACTCAGCGTCGGCCAGAAACTATCAGATGGACAAATGGACGCTGATATGCTGAGCAATGGGAATACGATGATGACAATGTCGATGACGATGAGCAACCGACAGGTCGAAGGTCAGCAATCAGTTACCACACCCGCCGGTACGTTCGATACCTACAAAGTCACGTCCGATATGAATTTTGAGAACCGGATGATGGGCATTCCTATCCGGGGCACTATGCGTGTGGTAAGCTACCGGGCCAACAATCAGCTTCTGGACATTAAGTCAGAAACCTACAACAAGAACGGTAAACTGATGGGTTACACGCTGTTAAGCAAAGTGAACTAATTTATTTCAGTACGGCCTCTGGTAGATGTAGAACAAAAAATTATATTTGCGCAACTTTGTTGCAAAAAAGCCGGTTAAGAGAAGTACGATTGACCGAAGCATCGTACTTTTGCGTTTGCCCATGAAAACTGATATTCTCTCTCGCAAAGCTGACTACATTGGCATTACCGGGTCGGTATTGTGTATTATTCACTGCCTGATTACGCCTGTTTTATTGATGTCCACTGCTTTGATTCAGGATGAACACCTTCGCTTCGGTTACCTGAGCCTGGACTACCTCTTTATCGGCGTCAACATTGTGGCCGTTTATTCGGCAACACGCCATTATGCGCTGCCAGCCGTCAAAAAATCACTCTGGGGATTTCTAAGTCTGTTCACCATCGCCATTCTGCTGGAAGACGTAAGCCCAATCTTTGAATACATAGGCTATGCAGCGTCGGCGGGTCTGGTGATTACCCATCTGATCAACATTCGCCAGCATCGTTTACAGCACGTTCATTAATCAGAACCGGGATTACGCAGATTTGAGTATTAATCTGATTTTGTTAATCTAGTTGCTGAAAGCAAAATCCCGAAAATCCCCAAATCTGCGTAATCCCGGTTCTGACCTTACTAATTCGGCCCGAATGCCCGATTGGTAATAAACGTGTTATCGGTCAGCGTTTTCAGGAAGCTGATCACCTGTTGCTGTTCGGTGGCAGTTAATGCAATGCCGAGTTGACCATTCGCTTTCAGAGCCGGATCGAGCGTAGGGCTATCTTTCACTCCCGTAGAATAGTGGTTGAGCACCTGCTCCAGCGTTGTGAAGCGCCCATCGTGCATGTAAGGAAATGTACGCTCAACATTGCGCAGGCTGGGCACTTTAAATTTTAGCCGATCGGCTTCATTGAGCGTAATCGTGTAACGCCCCTGGTCGTTGATGCTACTTACAGGAAGCCCGTTGTTGCGATAGCTATAATCCGTGAATAAATCGGTGGCATGACAGGTCGCACACTTCTGCTTGAATAGCGTCAGTCCCGCCAGTTCATCACTTGTCAGGTCGCCCCCGGATTCTTTCCTGACGTATTTATCATAGCGCGAATCAGCGGAAACGAGCGTCAATACAAACTGCGAAATCGCTTTCAGGAACCGAGCCGTCGTAACGGTGTCTGAACCAAAGGCGGACTTAAACATTTGCGGATATTTGGGACTTTGCTGCACCCGCGCCAGGACATTGGCAAACTTCATGTCCATTTCAACCGGGTTGGTGAGCGGGGCAATAAACAGTGTGTTCAGATCCGTTATCCCACCATCCCAGAAAAACTCGCGCCCCCATGCCGCATTTTGCAGACTGGGCACATTACGCGTTCCAAACTTATTGTCTATTCCATGGCTCAGCGCATGGTCGGAGTGGGCAAAACCAGCAAACTGCTGGTGACAGAATCCACAACTAACCGTACTATCGCGGGACAGCTGGGTGTCATAAAACAACGACTTTCCTAAAGCTACACCCTGAACCGTTAATGGGTTCTGACTAAGTTCGTAAACAGGAGTGGGAAAATTGGCCGGTTGCCGAAACGGAACAGGGGTAGTATGAAATTGCACACCACCCGTATCTGTCGTATCGGGAGCGGGGTCATCACTACCGCCCGATTTTGTTTGACAGGCCACAGCCAGCCCAAACAAAAAGAGACTGATGACCAGCCCTAACTTTTTAGCGCTATGGAAAGTACATTGGGTCATTGGTTCGCCTGAGTTCGGTCGTAACTAAACATGGCTGCGTAATTAGTGGCAATATTTGTCGAATAGGGATCGAACATAACCGATGAATTCTGAGCAATACTCAGTTTTGTTGGGCCATTAAAGACTTTCAATACATCGGCCTTTAGTTGAACTTTAGGTTTGACGGAAGGGTCAACTTTTACTACATCGCCGTTAAACGATAATAAAATCGTACGTAGGTTATTAATCGTCTTTTTCCCGTTGAATCCTCCACCAAAACCACCGATATGGTAAAAGAAGGTATTATTCTGAGCGGCCGGTGCCAGTGGTGACGTCCCTTCCAGTTTCATAAAAATATACCCTGAGTTCCATTCCCAGTACATGCCATCGTTTAGAGCTGGATCGAGCACGCCTGTTCGCAGGCTAATGTCGGCCAGACTACGCAGGCTGTCTACACCCACCACAAACGTCATTCCCGTATAGTTTCCGGATGGTATACTTGCCAGCGTCAGCGAGAGTGAAGCGGGCTTCTCTTCTTCAATCAGAAAATAGCTGGCCCCCTGCG
This window harbors:
- the bshA gene encoding N-acetyl-alpha-D-glucosaminyl L-malate synthase BshA, encoding MKIGIVCYPTFGGSGVVATELGKALAKNGHQIHFITYQQPPRLDFFNENVFYHEVNIPSYPLFQYAPYESALASEMVNVVTNENVDLLHVHYAIPHASAAYMAKMILRSQGRNVPVVTTLHGTDITLVGKDASYEPVVTFSINESDGVTSVSENLRQDTYAHFKVHRDIEVIPNFIDLDRFRRQQKEHFKKAICPNGEKLIVHTSNFRRVKRIDDAVMMFFHVQKQIPAKLLLVGDGPERARIERLVRDLGIYDQVRFLGKLDAVEEVLSVADLFVMPSENESFGLAALEAMACEVPLITSNAGGLPELNIQGVTGFLSPVGDVDDMVKNALYVLDDEHLPTFKANALARAKEFELSRILPLYEAHYERVLKESRLAV
- a CDS encoding geranylgeranylglycerol-phosphate geranylgeranyltransferase translates to MSTRQPIPFSAFAFGFLRLIRVQNLLIVVLTQFLARLVLVGPREAWPRLLTDPTIWLLSLSTVCIAAAGYIINDYFDIKIDLVNKPDRVVIGRYLKRRVAIGTHQLLNIIGCLIGLYLSKWVFLTDVISVSLLWLYSAQLKRQPFIGNIVVSLLTALSLIVLAVYYRQNAEMLLIYALFSFGISLVREIIKDMQDVRGDARFGCRTLPIVWGLRRTKYLLYVLIGSFIFCMFLIADSLSNLRLGLIFLVLLIPLIWLTYRLVFADTRRDFGYLSNLCKLIMLLGVVSMVWA
- a CDS encoding TapB family protein, yielding MKTLAFALLTICMTISRSQSQDCMGITFKAGMNFEMSTFSGKDKPTGKIIYQVKDVHKEGSSTIMDIVAQFQDEKGNQRPSYPIHYTCTGDELVADLSGMAQGMQSSMKDMEMKLKTNKLVYPGKLSVGQKLSDGQMDADMLSNGNTMMTMSMTMSNRQVEGQQSVTTPAGTFDTYKVTSDMNFENRMMGIPIRGTMRVVSYRANNQLLDIKSETYNKNGKLMGYTLLSKVN
- a CDS encoding MerC domain-containing protein — its product is MKTDILSRKADYIGITGSVLCIIHCLITPVLLMSTALIQDEHLRFGYLSLDYLFIGVNIVAVYSATRHYALPAVKKSLWGFLSLFTIAILLEDVSPIFEYIGYAASAGLVITHLINIRQHRLQHVH
- a CDS encoding cytochrome-c peroxidase gives rise to the protein MTQCTFHSAKKLGLVISLFLFGLAVACQTKSGGSDDPAPDTTDTGGVQFHTTPVPFRQPANFPTPVYELSQNPLTVQGVALGKSLFYDTQLSRDSTVSCGFCHQQFAGFAHSDHALSHGIDNKFGTRNVPSLQNAAWGREFFWDGGITDLNTLFIAPLTNPVEMDMKFANVLARVQQSPKYPQMFKSAFGSDTVTTARFLKAISQFVLTLVSADSRYDKYVRKESGGDLTSDELAGLTLFKQKCATCHATDLFTDYSYRNNGLPVSSINDQGRYTITLNEADRLKFKVPSLRNVERTFPYMHDGRFTTLEQVLNHYSTGVKDSPTLDPALKANGQLGIALTATEQQQVISFLKTLTDNTFITNRAFGPN
- a CDS encoding MbnP family protein — protein: MKNYFFLSLVLMGAIGVAVVSCDTTNPYVPPEPIGSLSLTFDNIAGTQDLKLNATTYQNSVGESFVVTKFNYFVSNIQLKKDDGSTYTLPQGASYFLIEEEKPASLSLTLASIPSGNYTGMTFVVGVDSLRSLADISLRTGVLDPALNDGMYWEWNSGYIFMKLEGTSPLAPAAQNNTFFYHIGGFGGGFNGKKTINNLRTILLSFNGDVVKVDPSVKPKVQLKADVLKVFNGPTKLSIAQNSSVMFDPYSTNIATNYAAMFSYDRTQANQ